In a genomic window of Aggregatimonas sangjinii:
- the nqrF gene encoding NADH:ubiquinone reductase (Na(+)-transporting) subunit F, whose translation MILAASTGGTIMITVVSFLILLMALVALLLFTKQKLSPSGPVTITINGEKKVEVASGSSLLSTLGNNKVFLPSACGGGGTCIQCECHVLSGGGEALPTETPHFSKRELNQGARLACQVKVKQDMEITIPEEVFGIKKWPAKVVRNYNVASFIKEFVVEIPSDMGYKAGGYIQIEIPECEVKFADMDITAHPEEHDKPDKFKAEWDKFNLWPLVMKNPETVERAYSMASFPAEGREIMLNVRIATPPWDRAKNGWMDVNPGVASSYIFGLKEGDDVTISGPYGEFFINESDSEMLYVGGGAGMAPMRSHLYHLFKTLKTDRKVSYWYGGRSKRELFYLDHFYELEKEFPNFSFYLALSEPMEEDNWKVKEDIDAPGDGFVGFIHNCVIDNYLVHHESPEDIELYFCGPPLMNKAVQKMGEDFGIPDEHIRFDDFGG comes from the coding sequence ATGATTTTAGCTGCAAGTACAGGAGGAACCATAATGATAACGGTAGTATCTTTCTTGATACTGCTCATGGCGTTGGTAGCCTTATTATTGTTCACAAAACAAAAATTATCCCCATCTGGTCCTGTGACCATTACGATTAATGGGGAGAAGAAAGTCGAGGTCGCTTCGGGGAGCTCGTTATTGTCAACCTTGGGCAATAACAAGGTATTCTTGCCATCGGCTTGCGGTGGCGGCGGTACCTGCATACAGTGTGAGTGCCACGTACTCTCGGGTGGTGGTGAGGCCCTGCCCACCGAAACGCCACATTTTTCCAAAAGGGAATTAAACCAAGGTGCACGCTTGGCCTGTCAGGTAAAAGTGAAGCAGGATATGGAGATTACCATTCCTGAAGAAGTTTTCGGCATCAAAAAATGGCCGGCAAAAGTAGTGCGTAATTATAATGTTGCTTCTTTTATCAAGGAATTTGTGGTAGAGATACCTAGCGATATGGGATATAAGGCTGGTGGATATATTCAAATCGAGATTCCGGAGTGTGAAGTCAAATTTGCCGATATGGATATTACCGCCCACCCTGAAGAGCATGATAAGCCTGATAAATTTAAGGCGGAATGGGACAAGTTCAACCTTTGGCCATTGGTTATGAAAAACCCTGAGACGGTAGAAAGAGCCTATTCGATGGCTTCGTTTCCTGCGGAGGGAAGAGAGATTATGCTAAACGTACGTATTGCTACCCCACCATGGGATCGCGCCAAGAACGGATGGATGGATGTAAATCCGGGTGTGGCTTCTTCTTATATCTTCGGATTGAAAGAGGGTGACGATGTAACGATTTCGGGTCCTTATGGTGAATTTTTTATCAATGAGTCCGATTCGGAGATGTTATACGTAGGTGGGGGTGCAGGCATGGCACCGATGCGATCGCATTTGTACCACTTATTCAAAACGCTAAAGACCGACCGTAAAGTATCGTACTGGTACGGCGGTCGTTCAAAAAGGGAGCTATTCTATTTGGATCATTTTTACGAGCTAGAAAAGGAATTTCCGAATTTCAGTTTCTACCTTGCGCTTTCAGAACCTATGGAAGAGGACAACTGGAAGGTTAAAGAAGATATAGATGCCCCTGGTGATGGTTTTGTCGGATTCATCCACAATTGTGTCATCGATAACTATTTGGTGCACCACGAGTCTCCCGAGGATATTGAATTGTATTTCTGTGGCCCACCGCTAATGAATAAGGCCGTTCAGAAGATGGGTGAGGATTTCGGAATTCCTGACGAACATATCCGTTTTGATGATTTCGGTGGTTAG
- a CDS encoding Na(+)-translocating NADH-quinone reductase subunit F, protein MQPLTEQELHNLAMNIVGKQLEADGFEFMSVNSKIGKNPQFVCLKEKKLHFVVVKGIAYPGDPKDTEFYLTDLNKMKDHALKFDATTYYAGVGLVNATDYNLPVYLNEEYIVDYDGLVQI, encoded by the coding sequence ATGCAACCACTTACAGAACAAGAACTACACAATCTGGCAATGAATATCGTCGGCAAACAGCTAGAGGCCGATGGCTTTGAATTTATGTCGGTGAATAGCAAAATCGGTAAGAACCCGCAGTTTGTGTGTTTAAAGGAAAAGAAACTACACTTTGTGGTGGTCAAAGGGATAGCTTACCCCGGTGACCCAAAGGACACGGAGTTTTACCTGACCGATTTGAATAAGATGAAAGATCACGCCCTTAAGTTCGACGCGACTACCTATTACGCCGGCGTTGGCTTGGTCAACGCTACGGATTATAACCTGCCGGTCTATTTGAACGAAGAGTATATTGTTGATTATGATGGCCTCGTTCAGATTTAA
- a CDS encoding FAD:protein FMN transferase, giving the protein MKKFIFIIIGCLLCSCGSSEPKIVQNQLVGAALGTSYNIIYLSDKELDYQKEIDSVFAAINQSMSTYIPDSDIAKINAGDTTVVVDAMFEEVFTLSKDIHTKTKGYFDPTVGVLVNAWGFGPGKQLKMDSVRVDSLMHYVGFDKVKLTPGKTIIKENVNVHFDFNAIAKGYAIDRLAKMLDTKGIQNYLLEVGGELVAKGENTIKQKPWSVGIDDPQITLGRKSKLLISLKDRALASSGNYRKFRVDSVTGKRYVHTIDPKTGFTKGGNTLAANVLASDCATADAYATAFMAMDLDETLKFLAKQEALDAYIIYLDQKAQTREYMTKGFKELVNK; this is encoded by the coding sequence ATGAAAAAATTTATCTTCATTATAATAGGATGTCTCTTGTGTTCCTGTGGCTCCTCTGAACCCAAAATAGTTCAAAACCAGCTTGTGGGTGCCGCCTTGGGTACCTCGTACAACATCATTTATCTGTCCGATAAAGAACTCGATTATCAAAAGGAAATCGATTCGGTATTCGCGGCTATCAACCAATCGATGTCGACCTATATCCCCGATTCGGACATTGCAAAAATTAATGCTGGTGATACAACGGTTGTCGTCGATGCGATGTTCGAGGAAGTCTTTACGCTATCTAAGGATATCCATACGAAGACCAAAGGGTATTTTGACCCTACGGTAGGGGTATTGGTAAACGCCTGGGGCTTTGGCCCAGGAAAGCAGTTGAAGATGGATAGTGTGCGTGTAGACAGTTTAATGCACTATGTCGGGTTTGATAAAGTAAAGTTAACACCGGGGAAGACCATCATAAAAGAGAATGTAAATGTTCATTTCGATTTTAACGCCATTGCGAAAGGCTATGCTATAGACCGTTTGGCAAAAATGCTCGATACCAAGGGCATTCAAAACTACCTTTTGGAAGTAGGCGGAGAGCTGGTAGCCAAAGGCGAAAATACCATCAAACAAAAACCATGGTCAGTGGGTATCGATGACCCACAAATTACTTTAGGCCGAAAAAGCAAATTGTTGATTTCTTTAAAGGATCGTGCGCTGGCTTCCTCGGGAAATTATAGAAAGTTCAGAGTGGATTCCGTGACCGGAAAAAGATATGTACATACAATCGATCCGAAGACGGGATTTACCAAAGGGGGCAATACTTTGGCCGCCAACGTGCTCGCAAGTGATTGTGCTACCGCCGATGCCTACGCCACGGCCTTTATGGCGATGGACTTGGACGAGACCCTTAAATTTCTTGCCAAACAGGAAGCGCTGGATGCGTACATTATCTACCTCGATCAAAAAGCGCAAACGCGGGAATATATGACCAAGGGGTTCAAGGAGCTGGTTAACAAATAG
- a CDS encoding class I SAM-dependent methyltransferase: MKRLFKFILNLVPRPLLIKLSYWVSPLFALYYRGAKYTDPIDGKSFHSFLPYGYESPRENVLSPSTLSLERHRLLWLYLKNETDFFTAPLKVLHFAPEQAFYKKFRKLKNLAYTTTDLLSPLADVRADICDLPFEDNSYDVILCNHVLEHIPDDTQAMRELYRVLKPGGWGIFQIPQDLNRENTFEDNSITDKKERTKIFGQYDHVRIYGRDYFEKLRNIGFAVEEVDYTATLSSAENDRYRLALGEIIPLVRK; the protein is encoded by the coding sequence GTGAAACGACTATTCAAATTCATATTAAACCTCGTACCCAGACCCTTACTTATTAAGTTAAGCTACTGGGTCAGTCCGCTATTTGCGCTTTATTACAGGGGTGCTAAATATACCGATCCTATAGACGGCAAAAGCTTTCATAGTTTTTTACCCTATGGCTATGAAAGTCCCAGGGAAAACGTGCTCTCCCCCTCTACCCTATCCTTGGAACGGCACCGGCTCTTATGGCTGTACCTGAAAAACGAAACCGATTTCTTTACCGCACCGCTTAAGGTGTTGCACTTTGCCCCGGAACAGGCATTCTATAAAAAATTTCGAAAGCTCAAGAACCTAGCGTATACGACAACAGATCTCTTATCTCCGCTGGCAGATGTTAGGGCTGATATCTGTGACCTTCCGTTTGAGGATAATTCGTACGACGTAATTTTATGCAATCATGTATTGGAGCATATTCCCGACGATACCCAGGCCATGCGGGAATTATACCGGGTATTGAAACCAGGCGGCTGGGGTATTTTCCAAATTCCGCAGGACTTAAACCGCGAAAATACTTTCGAGGACAATTCCATCACCGACAAAAAAGAACGCACCAAGATCTTCGGACAGTACGATCACGTACGCATCTATGGGCGGGATTATTTCGAAAAGCTCCGCAATATCGGCTTTGCGGTTGAAGAAGTTGATTATACCGCTACGCTTTCATCCGCAGAAAACGACAGGTATCGTTTGGCTCTCGGTGAAATTATTCCACTAGTTCGCAAATAG
- a CDS encoding GxxExxY protein yields the protein MEDNEITKLVIGAAIEVHKALGPGLLESAYQECLYFELRSKGLKVRKQVALPIVYKEVKLDHGYRIDLLVEEKIVLELKTVEGFTDVHFAQILTYLKLGNYDLGLLINFHTTLLKNGIKRVINKPL from the coding sequence ATGGAGGATAACGAAATCACTAAGTTAGTAATTGGAGCAGCTATTGAGGTACACAAGGCACTTGGCCCTGGACTATTGGAATCTGCATATCAGGAATGTTTGTATTTTGAACTTCGCAGCAAAGGTCTAAAAGTTAGGAAACAGGTTGCCCTCCCCATTGTTTACAAAGAAGTAAAATTAGACCATGGATACCGTATTGACCTGCTGGTCGAGGAAAAAATAGTTTTAGAACTTAAAACTGTAGAAGGATTTACGGACGTTCACTTTGCGCAAATTTTGACATATCTAAAATTAGGCAATTACGATTTAGGTCTATTAATAAACTTTCATACAACCCTATTAAAAAATGGAATTAAAAGAGTTATAAACAAACCTCTGTGA
- the map gene encoding type I methionyl aminopeptidase encodes MIIAKTAEEIELMRESALIVSKTLGMLASEVKPGATTLQLDKLAETFIRDHGAVPGFLGLYDFPNSLCMSPNAQVVHGIPNDTPLVEGDIISIDCGALKNGFYGDHAYTFAVGTVSSEVQKLLDVTKESLYVGIREFKAGNRTGDVGYAIQKFTEEHGYGVVRELVGHGLGRKMHEDPEMPNYGRRGRGKKFIEGMVVAIEPMTNMGTRRIKQLKDGWTILTADGKPSAHFEHNVALVNGKPELLSTFKYVYEALGVESDEEEEFRN; translated from the coding sequence ATGATTATAGCCAAAACAGCTGAAGAAATCGAATTGATGCGCGAAAGTGCGTTGATCGTATCCAAAACCTTGGGCATGCTTGCCAGCGAAGTGAAACCTGGGGCTACTACCTTACAACTCGACAAGCTCGCCGAAACCTTTATACGGGACCATGGTGCCGTTCCCGGTTTTTTAGGATTGTATGATTTCCCGAATTCGCTTTGTATGAGTCCGAATGCACAAGTGGTGCACGGTATACCCAATGATACGCCTTTGGTAGAGGGTGATATCATATCAATTGATTGCGGGGCATTGAAAAATGGTTTTTATGGCGACCACGCCTATACATTTGCCGTCGGTACGGTAAGTTCTGAAGTTCAAAAACTATTGGATGTCACCAAGGAATCGCTTTACGTCGGTATTCGTGAGTTTAAAGCCGGAAACCGAACGGGCGATGTGGGCTATGCGATTCAAAAATTTACCGAAGAACATGGGTATGGCGTGGTACGCGAATTGGTCGGACATGGCCTTGGGCGTAAAATGCACGAAGACCCGGAAATGCCGAATTACGGCCGACGCGGGCGTGGCAAAAAATTCATCGAGGGCATGGTCGTCGCCATCGAACCAATGACCAATATGGGCACACGAAGGATCAAGCAACTTAAAGACGGCTGGACCATATTGACCGCCGACGGAAAACCCAGCGCGCATTTTGAGCATAACGTGGCTTTAGTAAACGGGAAGCCCGAACTGCTATCTACCTTTAAATATGTGTATGAGGCCTTGGGGGTAGAGAGTGATGAGGAGGAGGAGTTTCGGAACTAA
- the gpmI gene encoding 2,3-bisphosphoglycerate-independent phosphoglycerate mutase translates to MNKKVILMILDGWGTSPDPKVSAIANADTPFVDSLYKKYGHANLLTDGMNVGLPEGQMGNSEVGHMNLGAGRIVYQDLAKINLAIKEDTLKEEAVLKNAFQYAKDNKKPVHFLGLLSNGGVHSHVSHIQGLIKAGTDFGLDRMFVHAFTDGRDVDPKSGIGFLKELTDFCTDKPAQLATVTGRYFAMDRDKRWERVKLAYDVLVNSVGEKSKDISATMQKNYDEGITDEFIKPIVMTHADSSPVAKIEEDDVVVFFNFRTDRGRELTQVLSQEDMPEQDMRKLKLYYVTMTNYDDSYKGVHVIYDKDNISDTLGEVLSKAGKKQIRIAETEKYPHVTFFFNGGREIPFEGEQRLLCPSPKVATYDLKPEMSAYEIRDAIIPELQKGEADFVCLNFANPDMVGHTGDMNAAIKACEVVDSCANSVITAGLENGYTTIVIADHGNCDTMINPDGSPNTAHTTNPVPLILVDNDIKEIADGVLGDIAPTILKLMGVAQPEAMTQKALV, encoded by the coding sequence ATGAACAAGAAAGTAATACTGATGATTTTAGATGGTTGGGGTACATCTCCCGACCCCAAGGTATCGGCGATAGCCAATGCCGATACTCCCTTTGTAGACTCCCTGTATAAAAAATACGGTCACGCCAATTTGCTTACCGATGGTATGAACGTAGGGCTTCCCGAAGGGCAAATGGGCAACAGTGAAGTGGGGCATATGAATCTCGGGGCCGGTAGAATCGTCTACCAAGATTTGGCTAAAATCAATTTGGCCATCAAAGAGGACACCTTAAAAGAAGAAGCGGTTCTTAAAAATGCCTTCCAGTATGCAAAGGATAACAAAAAACCCGTGCATTTTTTGGGATTGTTGAGTAATGGTGGGGTACACAGCCATGTTTCGCATATTCAAGGTCTAATCAAGGCCGGTACGGATTTTGGACTGGACCGCATGTTCGTACACGCCTTTACCGACGGTCGGGATGTTGACCCGAAAAGCGGTATCGGTTTTTTAAAAGAACTTACTGATTTCTGTACCGATAAACCGGCCCAACTTGCCACGGTAACCGGCAGATATTTTGCCATGGACCGCGATAAACGCTGGGAGCGGGTAAAACTTGCCTACGATGTTTTGGTGAACAGCGTAGGTGAAAAATCGAAGGATATTTCGGCTACCATGCAAAAAAATTACGACGAGGGCATTACCGATGAGTTTATCAAACCTATCGTGATGACCCATGCCGATAGTTCTCCCGTCGCAAAAATCGAAGAAGACGATGTGGTCGTGTTCTTTAATTTTCGAACCGATCGCGGGCGGGAACTTACCCAAGTATTAAGTCAGGAAGACATGCCCGAACAGGACATGCGTAAACTGAAGCTGTACTATGTGACGATGACCAATTACGATGACTCGTATAAAGGTGTGCACGTCATTTATGACAAGGACAATATCAGTGATACCCTTGGAGAGGTTTTATCCAAAGCGGGCAAGAAGCAAATCCGTATTGCCGAAACCGAAAAATACCCACATGTTACGTTCTTTTTCAACGGAGGACGAGAGATTCCCTTCGAAGGGGAACAACGTTTGCTCTGTCCATCGCCTAAAGTAGCGACCTACGACTTAAAGCCCGAAATGAGCGCCTACGAGATTAGGGATGCCATAATCCCTGAGCTTCAAAAAGGTGAAGCGGATTTCGTTTGTCTCAATTTCGCCAATCCGGACATGGTGGGCCATACCGGTGATATGAACGCGGCTATAAAAGCCTGCGAAGTGGTGGACAGCTGTGCGAATTCGGTCATTACGGCAGGGTTGGAGAACGGGTATACTACTATCGTCATCGCCGACCATGGCAATTGCGATACCATGATTAATCCTGACGGTAGCCCCAATACGGCACATACCACCAACCCCGTACCCTTAATTCTTGTAGACAACGATATTAAGGAAATCGCAGACGGGGTATTGGGTGATATCGCCCCGACCATCTTGAAACTAATGGGCGTTGCACAACCAGAAGCCATGACCCAAAAAGCTTTGGTGTAG
- a CDS encoding ankyrin repeat domain-containing protein gives MKKAVLTCAIASLVMVTGAFAANDTASTPVVEITSPMDYELNSFCKAIIEGDIDTVKRLIALGEDVNQKSLGKTPAIYAARHNRAEILQLLVDKGADLKIRCFRGWTIKKYAKLSNAKEALAIIEANS, from the coding sequence ATGAAAAAAGCAGTTTTAACTTGTGCCATTGCCTCGTTGGTAATGGTAACCGGCGCATTCGCAGCCAACGACACCGCATCAACACCTGTTGTTGAAATTACAAGCCCGATGGATTATGAACTCAATTCCTTTTGTAAGGCCATTATAGAGGGCGATATTGACACCGTTAAACGTTTGATTGCGCTTGGGGAAGATGTCAATCAAAAATCTTTGGGTAAAACCCCGGCTATTTATGCTGCCCGCCACAATAGGGCGGAAATTCTTCAGCTTCTTGTCGATAAAGGAGCTGATTTGAAAATACGATGTTTTAGGGGCTGGACGATTAAGAAGTATGCCAAACTCTCGAATGCCAAGGAGGCTTTAGCGATTATCGAGGCGAACTCCTGA
- a CDS encoding DUF6747 family protein has protein sequence MGTLSHFRNLYTEAFQGCKPALAVIFLKAYSVFAAFMIFMAIYAFTERVLTGFQF, from the coding sequence ATGGGAACACTATCACACTTTAGAAATTTGTACACAGAAGCTTTTCAAGGATGCAAACCCGCACTAGCGGTTATCTTTTTGAAGGCTTATTCGGTATTTGCCGCCTTTATGATTTTTATGGCCATCTATGCCTTTACCGAAAGAGTCCTCACTGGATTCCAATTCTAA
- a CDS encoding M48 family metalloprotease has translation MRRSSWKIRILIGVAIVGFALVKKCNNTEENPYTGRSQHINMSAEQEIAIGLQSAPEMAQQHGGLYPDERLQAFVDQVGHKLVNNSIARETPYKYDFHLLADDQTINAFALPGGQCFITYALFSQLNEEQLAGVLGHEIGHVIGRHSAERIAESNFWKTATMGATVGAGDIGNVVGGIGQNTLLKNGRGDELESDDLGVLFMIQSGYDPNEMIRVMEILKAAAGPNRVPEFQSTHPDPENRIEKIRESIAKYSNQQ, from the coding sequence ATGAGAAGAAGTAGTTGGAAAATCCGAATTCTTATCGGTGTGGCCATTGTCGGCTTTGCCTTGGTCAAAAAATGCAATAATACGGAGGAGAACCCCTATACGGGTCGTTCCCAGCACATTAATATGTCGGCAGAGCAAGAAATCGCGATCGGCCTTCAGAGTGCGCCCGAAATGGCCCAACAACACGGCGGTCTGTACCCCGACGAGCGATTGCAGGCTTTTGTAGACCAAGTAGGCCATAAATTGGTCAACAATAGTATTGCCCGTGAGACACCCTATAAATACGATTTTCATTTACTGGCCGACGATCAGACCATCAATGCCTTTGCCCTTCCGGGCGGGCAATGCTTTATAACCTATGCCCTATTTTCCCAATTGAACGAAGAACAATTGGCAGGAGTGTTGGGCCATGAAATCGGCCATGTCATCGGAAGGCATTCGGCGGAACGTATTGCAGAGAGTAATTTTTGGAAGACCGCTACAATGGGAGCTACCGTCGGTGCCGGAGATATCGGTAATGTCGTGGGTGGTATCGGGCAGAACACGCTCTTAAAGAACGGTCGTGGCGATGAGCTTGAAAGTGACGATCTGGGGGTGCTCTTTATGATACAATCGGGCTACGATCCCAACGAGATGATCAGGGTAATGGAAATCTTGAAAGCGGCTGCAGGACCTAACCGTGTTCCGGAATTTCAAAGTACGCATCCCGATCCCGAAAATAGGATTGAAAAAATCCGGGAATCGATCGCGAAGTACAGCAATCAACAGTAG
- a CDS encoding M15 family metallopeptidase → MQRRSFIKKSSTGALALGVLPTMAFSNQTEYSILELMGKTDIKLFGEGINLRKAAHDAFVEMKKAAYSDGIDIKVISSYRNFYRQEGIWERKFIRYTEQDGMEPLPAIDKIIEYSTIPGTSRHHWGTDIDIVDGYRKVEGDVLVPSKFGAGQPYEDFKKWMDENSKSFDFYLVYTDTPGRRGFKYEPWHYSYAPLSIPMLTQFRSKNILQLLEAEEFEGAEHFTNGFLNSYIKDNILDINPELL, encoded by the coding sequence ATGCAAAGAAGATCCTTCATCAAAAAAAGTAGCACAGGCGCATTGGCTTTGGGCGTTTTGCCAACGATGGCATTTTCCAACCAGACCGAATACTCCATTTTAGAATTAATGGGTAAAACCGATATCAAACTTTTCGGTGAAGGTATCAATCTTCGGAAAGCCGCACATGACGCTTTCGTGGAAATGAAAAAAGCCGCGTACAGCGACGGAATCGATATCAAGGTCATATCGAGCTACAGAAATTTTTATAGGCAAGAGGGTATTTGGGAGCGAAAATTTATTCGCTATACGGAACAGGACGGAATGGAGCCTTTGCCCGCCATCGATAAGATCATCGAATATTCCACCATTCCCGGCACCAGCCGACACCATTGGGGCACCGATATCGATATCGTTGATGGCTACCGCAAAGTAGAAGGCGACGTGTTAGTACCTTCCAAATTCGGTGCAGGGCAGCCCTACGAAGATTTTAAAAAATGGATGGACGAAAATTCGAAAAGCTTCGATTTTTATCTGGTGTACACCGATACACCAGGTCGCAGAGGCTTTAAATACGAACCCTGGCATTACAGCTATGCCCCCTTATCGATACCGATGCTAACCCAATTCAGAAGCAAAAATATCCTTCAATTGCTGGAAGCCGAAGAATTTGAAGGGGCCGAACACTTTACCAACGGCTTTTTGAACAGCTATATCAAAGACAATATCTTGGATATCAATCCAGAACTTCTTTAA
- a CDS encoding gliding motility-associated C-terminal domain-containing protein: protein MKHLFRISIFLMAWFTQAQTALYNSGNLRIHENGQIGFHTDLINDGIFDENQGLAGFYSENTLDIQGSISPTFFDVEFATQLFAVLRTTVNLTNNANFISGDVLTPRDDPNSTLNFIQDAFSAGEGDANKVDGYASITQKQVFTFPVGTTDALRPLILNSESSNEFARCAYFNEDPNSPSTFAQSFDTGQKPIDLGEISTTEFWRLEGSVPSTVQISWNEASNIAAITDDASVVVVVGWSKAAGQWVSLGSAEAVGDLDAGFATSLPFVPNDYEVITFGGAGQPLEVLDLDNYLVTPNGDGINDTLVIEELQASPNNTVQVFDRFGLKVFEKDNYTNEFNGLASTGNVVLGENEGLPSGVYFYVAKLHDLDLEFQGFLYLAPRP, encoded by the coding sequence ATGAAACATTTATTTCGCATATCGATATTTCTTATGGCCTGGTTCACCCAAGCCCAAACAGCACTCTACAATTCGGGCAACCTGCGTATTCATGAAAATGGACAAATCGGGTTTCATACCGATTTGATCAACGACGGTATCTTTGATGAAAACCAAGGTTTGGCAGGGTTTTATAGTGAGAATACGCTGGATATTCAGGGTAGCATCTCCCCGACCTTTTTTGACGTGGAATTTGCGACCCAGCTTTTTGCCGTCTTACGAACGACCGTTAACCTGACCAATAACGCGAATTTTATATCGGGTGATGTGCTTACGCCACGGGACGACCCCAATAGTACGCTAAACTTTATCCAAGACGCGTTTAGCGCAGGAGAAGGCGACGCCAACAAAGTGGATGGCTATGCGAGTATTACCCAAAAGCAAGTGTTTACCTTTCCGGTTGGCACTACGGATGCCTTGCGCCCCTTGATCCTGAATTCGGAAAGCAGCAACGAATTTGCCCGATGCGCCTATTTTAACGAAGACCCCAATAGTCCGTCTACGTTCGCCCAAAGTTTTGATACAGGACAAAAGCCTATTGATCTGGGGGAAATCAGCACCACTGAATTTTGGCGGTTGGAAGGCAGCGTGCCCTCTACCGTACAGATCAGTTGGAACGAAGCCAGCAACATTGCGGCCATCACCGATGATGCCAGTGTGGTCGTCGTAGTCGGTTGGAGCAAGGCTGCGGGCCAATGGGTAAGCCTAGGCAGCGCCGAAGCGGTGGGCGACCTCGATGCGGGCTTTGCCACCTCCTTGCCCTTTGTCCCGAACGACTATGAGGTCATCACCTTTGGAGGTGCCGGCCAGCCCTTAGAGGTGTTGGATTTGGACAATTACTTGGTCACACCCAATGGCGACGGAATCAACGATACCTTGGTCATCGAGGAACTGCAGGCATCGCCGAACAACACGGTACAGGTTTTTGATCGTTTCGGGTTAAAGGTCTTCGAAAAAGATAACTACACCAACGAATTCAATGGCCTTGCATCCACAGGAAATGTGGTTTTGGGCGAAAACGAGGGCCTACCCTCCGGTGTCTATTTTTATGTTGCCAAACTACACGATCTAGACCTGGAGTTTCAAGGTTTCCTATATCTCGCCCCGAGACCTTAA